The Paracoccus sp. MC1862 genome includes a window with the following:
- a CDS encoding ABC transporter permease — protein sequence MATAHGSEAGQGLRMIAPPLVYAVLMLAIPLLTILAFSFLKDGYQTIIREFTLENYRAVWADPIFRTLMLRSLWVAGLVTLVTVVLAFPVAYFLSFVVPPKHKAMWIFLITIPFWTSYLIRVFLWKVILGYNGVINSGLKNLGVIEQPLGFLLYNTGSIVVTLAHAYAPFAILPIYVALEKIDRSLLEAGRDLGESRLMTFWRVTLPLAMPGVLAAVLIVFIPTIGDYVTPTLIGGGKIPMVANLIQAQMLDIDNKPYGSAIAVTAMGIVAVLAVIFLLLNRRFLRVRQ from the coding sequence ATGGCGACCGCACACGGCAGCGAGGCCGGGCAGGGGCTGCGCATGATCGCGCCGCCGCTGGTCTATGCCGTCCTGATGCTGGCCATCCCGCTGCTGACGATCCTGGCCTTTTCCTTCCTCAAGGACGGCTACCAGACCATCATCCGCGAGTTCACGCTGGAAAACTACCGCGCCGTCTGGGCCGATCCGATCTTCCGCACGCTGATGCTGCGGTCGCTGTGGGTCGCGGGGCTGGTGACGCTGGTGACGGTGGTGCTGGCCTTTCCGGTGGCCTATTTCCTGTCCTTCGTGGTGCCGCCGAAGCACAAGGCGATGTGGATCTTCCTCATCACCATCCCCTTCTGGACCAGCTACCTGATCCGCGTCTTCCTGTGGAAGGTGATCCTGGGCTATAACGGCGTCATCAACTCTGGCCTGAAGAACCTCGGGGTCATCGAGCAGCCGCTGGGCTTCCTTCTGTATAATACCGGGTCGATCGTGGTGACTCTGGCCCATGCCTATGCGCCCTTCGCCATCCTGCCGATCTACGTGGCGCTGGAAAAGATCGACCGCTCGCTGCTGGAAGCGGGTCGCGACCTCGGCGAAAGCCGGCTGATGACCTTCTGGCGGGTGACGCTGCCGCTGGCGATGCCGGGCGTCCTGGCGGCGGTGCTGATCGTCTTCATCCCGACCATCGGGGACTACGTCACCCCGACCCTGATCGGCGGCGGCAAGATCCCCATGGTTGCCAACCTCATCCAGGCGCAGATGCTGGACATCGACAACAAGCCCTATGGTTCGGCCATCGCGGTCACGGCCATGGGCATCGTCGCGGTGCTGGCGGTGATCTTCCTGCTGCTCAACCGACGCTTCCTGCGGGTCCGGCAATGA
- a CDS encoding TRAP transporter large permease subunit, which yields MMELIAQNMAPIMFASLVVFLLLGYPVAFALAANGLLFFVIGVELAPLSGGNINLSWNLLQAMPDRLWGLLSNETLLAIPFFTFMGIVLEKSGMAEDLLDTVGQLFGPVRGGLAYAVIIVGALLAATTGVVAASVIAMGLISLPIMLRYGYDRRIASGTIAASGTLAQIIPPSLVLIVLADQLGRSVGDMYKGAMIPGLVLTGFYMAYIFVMTIIRPNSMPALPKEARTLGSGVTSLLVALGLTGALAYALFIWMYPSYGTNADILAPSAAVIVIYVLALLDRTLKTNVMSRLAQQVIIVLIPPLALIFLVLGTIFLGIATPTEGGAMGAVGALILAGAKGRLGGGVIPQALTATTRLSSFVMFILIGARVFSLTFYGVNGHIWVEHLLTSLPGGQYGFLIVVSILVFLLAFFLDFFELAFIIVPLLAPAAESLGIDLIWFGVLLGVNMQTSFMHPPFGFSLFFLRSVAPKVPYKDKVTGLMMEPVRTGQIYWGAVPYVCIQLVMVGIVMLFPGMVMHYKGPAIDTSDVEVSFPAGNLGGGLGGLGGLGGNPFGAPAAPGGVGGLGNPFGAPAAPAPSDAATPAAPAAPGGGLGGLGAPPNFGSPAPAPAPAPAPEPAAPAAEPAAPAGGLGALGGPPSFGAPAPAAQPEAGTTTGTITVPVTPAPPAPASN from the coding sequence ATGATGGAACTGATCGCGCAGAACATGGCGCCGATCATGTTCGCAAGCCTCGTGGTGTTCCTGCTGCTGGGCTACCCCGTCGCCTTCGCGCTGGCCGCCAACGGATTGCTGTTCTTCGTCATCGGGGTGGAACTCGCGCCCCTGTCGGGCGGCAACATCAACCTGTCCTGGAACCTGCTGCAGGCCATGCCCGACAGGCTGTGGGGGTTGTTATCCAACGAGACATTGCTGGCCATCCCCTTCTTCACCTTCATGGGCATCGTGCTTGAGAAATCCGGCATGGCCGAGGATCTGCTCGACACCGTCGGCCAGCTTTTCGGACCCGTGCGGGGCGGCCTTGCCTATGCCGTCATCATCGTCGGCGCCCTGCTGGCGGCGACGACGGGCGTGGTCGCAGCCTCGGTGATCGCGATGGGGTTGATCTCGCTGCCGATCATGCTGCGCTATGGCTATGACCGGCGGATCGCCTCGGGGACCATCGCGGCCTCGGGGACGCTGGCGCAGATCATCCCGCCCAGCCTGGTGCTGATCGTTCTGGCCGACCAGCTCGGCCGGTCGGTGGGCGACATGTACAAGGGCGCCATGATCCCGGGTCTCGTGCTGACCGGGTTCTACATGGCCTATATCTTCGTGATGACGATCATCCGCCCGAACTCGATGCCAGCGCTGCCGAAAGAGGCACGGACGCTGGGTTCCGGCGTGACCTCGCTGCTGGTGGCGCTGGGCCTGACGGGTGCGCTGGCCTATGCGCTGTTCATCTGGATGTATCCGAGCTACGGCACCAACGCGGATATCCTCGCGCCCTCGGCCGCGGTGATCGTGATCTACGTGCTGGCGCTGCTGGACCGGACGCTGAAGACCAACGTGATGAGCCGTCTGGCGCAGCAGGTCATCATCGTCCTGATCCCGCCGCTGGCGCTGATCTTCCTGGTGCTGGGGACGATCTTCCTTGGAATCGCAACGCCCACCGAGGGCGGAGCGATGGGCGCGGTCGGTGCGCTGATCCTCGCGGGCGCCAAGGGCCGGCTGGGCGGCGGCGTGATCCCGCAGGCGCTGACCGCGACCACGCGGCTCTCGTCCTTTGTCATGTTCATCCTGATCGGGGCGCGGGTCTTCTCGCTGACCTTCTACGGGGTGAACGGGCATATCTGGGTCGAGCATCTGCTGACCTCGCTGCCGGGCGGACAGTACGGCTTCCTGATCGTCGTCTCGATCCTGGTCTTCCTGCTGGCCTTCTTCCTCGACTTCTTCGAACTGGCCTTCATCATCGTCCCGCTGCTGGCGCCTGCGGCGGAAAGCCTGGGGATCGACCTGATCTGGTTCGGCGTCCTTCTGGGCGTGAACATGCAGACTTCGTTCATGCACCCGCCTTTCGGCTTCTCGCTGTTCTTCCTGCGATCAGTCGCGCCCAAGGTCCCCTACAAGGACAAGGTGACCGGCCTGATGATGGAGCCGGTGCGGACCGGGCAGATCTACTGGGGCGCGGTGCCCTATGTCTGCATCCAGTTGGTGATGGTCGGCATCGTCATGCTCTTCCCGGGCATGGTCATGCACTACAAGGGACCGGCGATCGACACCTCGGATGTCGAGGTCAGCTTCCCGGCGGGCAACCTCGGCGGCGGGCTTGGGGGCTTGGGCGGCCTTGGCGGCAACCCCTTTGGCGCCCCCGCGGCGCCGGGTGGGGTGGGCGGACTTGGCAACCCCTTCGGGGCGCCCGCCGCGCCTGCGCCTTCGGATGCGGCGACGCCTGCCGCTCCCGCAGCGCCGGGCGGCGGATTGGGGGGACTTGGCGCCCCGCCGAACTTCGGTTCGCCCGCACCTGCACCTGCACCTGCACCTGCGCCCGAGCCTGCGGCACCTGCAGCCGAGCCAGCGGCTCCGGCGGGTGGTCTTGGGGCCTTGGGTGGTCCGCCGAGCTTCGGCGCACCTGCCCCGGCAGCCCAGCCCGAGGCGGGCACGACGACCGGGACGATCACCGTTCCGGTCACACCCGCGCCGCCGGCTCCGGCCAGCAACTGA
- a CDS encoding TRAP transporter substrate-binding protein: MTDKTKLDRRRFLTTASLGGAAAAAGATLAAPAIAQEMPAITWRVASSFPKSLETIYGSGVDVSERVKAMTDGKFTLQVFAAGEIVPGLQAIDAATDGTVEVANSVGYYSWGKDPAFACGADLPWTFNARGKAAYNYHGGGIDSYNEFLVKQNLFCLPVGNTGAQMGGWYRKQITGLADMQGLKMRISGLAGRVVEKLGVVPQQIAGGDIYPALEKGTIDAAEWVGPHDDEKLGFQKVAPYYYYPGFWEGGPTVGMFFNLAKWNELPEVYKAILRSACQATDLNTLSEYDYKNPPALKRLAQSGAQPLPFPEDVMQAGFDASRQVYDELSAENAEFKRMWDAQKPFLSDWYLYSQTTDYTFDTMMMIQQRNGKV; encoded by the coding sequence TTGACCGACAAGACCAAACTCGACCGCCGCCGGTTCCTGACGACCGCCTCGCTGGGCGGCGCCGCGGCTGCGGCCGGTGCGACGCTCGCAGCGCCCGCCATCGCGCAGGAGATGCCCGCAATCACCTGGCGCGTTGCCTCGTCCTTCCCCAAGTCGCTTGAAACCATCTACGGCAGCGGCGTCGACGTGTCCGAGCGCGTCAAGGCCATGACCGACGGCAAGTTCACCCTGCAGGTCTTCGCGGCGGGCGAGATCGTCCCCGGCCTGCAAGCCATCGACGCGGCGACCGATGGCACGGTCGAGGTCGCGAACTCGGTCGGCTACTACAGCTGGGGCAAGGACCCGGCCTTCGCCTGCGGCGCCGACCTGCCCTGGACCTTCAACGCGCGGGGCAAGGCGGCCTACAACTATCACGGCGGCGGGATCGATTCCTACAACGAGTTCCTGGTCAAGCAGAACCTGTTCTGCCTGCCCGTCGGCAACACCGGCGCGCAGATGGGCGGCTGGTACCGCAAGCAGATCACCGGGCTGGCGGACATGCAGGGCCTGAAGATGCGGATCTCGGGCCTTGCGGGCCGCGTGGTGGAAAAGCTGGGCGTCGTGCCGCAGCAGATCGCCGGGGGCGACATCTATCCGGCGCTGGAAAAGGGCACCATCGATGCCGCCGAATGGGTCGGCCCCCATGACGACGAGAAGCTGGGCTTCCAGAAGGTCGCCCCCTATTACTACTATCCCGGCTTCTGGGAAGGCGGGCCGACCGTGGGGATGTTCTTCAACCTCGCCAAGTGGAACGAGCTGCCCGAAGTCTACAAGGCGATCCTGCGGTCTGCCTGCCAGGCGACGGACCTGAACACGTTGTCGGAATACGACTACAAGAACCCGCCCGCGCTGAAGCGTCTGGCCCAGTCGGGCGCCCAGCCCCTTCCCTTCCCCGAGGACGTGATGCAGGCGGGCTTCGACGCCTCGCGTCAGGTTTATGACGAGCTTTCCGCCGAGAACGCCGAGTTCAAGCGGATGTGGGACGCGCAGAAGCCGTTCCTGTCGGACTGGTATCTTTACAGCCAGACGACGGACTACACCTTCGACACGATGATGATGATCCAGCAGCGCAACGGGAAAGTATAA
- a CDS encoding ABC transporter permease, producing MRGGGLRAYALLYLLFLYAPILLLPIFAFNSGTIIAFPLQDFSTQWFGQMWGNATLRRALVNSLTIALSSAVLATCLGIFAARASTRYRFPGKGAALGLIMLPLILPEIIVGISLLVVLLAVGVQLSILTVIIGHTLICMPYAVAIMTTAFSSLDKSLEEAAYDLGETKWSAFRLVILPLVMPGIISAMLMSFTVSLDEFIIAFFLAGNEPTLPTYIFSQLRFPKSIPMIMALGTVLVAMSILLLAIAEYFRRRGAARTGQTSSGGFL from the coding sequence ATGAGGGGCGGGGGCCTGCGCGCCTATGCGCTGCTTTACCTGCTGTTCCTTTACGCGCCGATCCTGCTGTTGCCGATCTTCGCCTTCAACTCGGGCACGATCATCGCCTTCCCGCTGCAGGACTTCAGCACCCAGTGGTTCGGGCAAATGTGGGGGAATGCGACCTTGCGGCGGGCGCTGGTGAACTCGCTGACCATCGCGCTGAGTTCGGCGGTGCTGGCGACCTGCCTCGGGATCTTCGCCGCCCGCGCCTCGACCCGCTACCGCTTTCCGGGGAAGGGAGCGGCGCTTGGCCTCATCATGCTGCCGCTGATCCTGCCCGAGATCATCGTCGGCATCTCGCTTCTGGTGGTGCTGCTGGCGGTGGGGGTTCAACTGTCCATCCTGACCGTCATCATCGGCCACACGCTGATCTGCATGCCCTATGCCGTGGCGATCATGACGACCGCCTTTTCCTCGCTGGACAAGTCGCTCGAGGAAGCCGCCTACGACCTCGGCGAAACGAAATGGAGCGCCTTCCGGCTGGTGATCCTGCCGCTGGTCATGCCCGGCATCATCTCGGCCATGCTGATGAGCTTCACCGTCAGCCTGGACGAGTTCATCATCGCCTTCTTCCTCGCCGGGAACGAGCCGACCCTGCCCACCTATATCTTCAGCCAGCTTCGCTTCCCCAAGTCGATCCCGATGATCATGGCGCTGGGGACGGTGCTGGTGGCGATGTCGATCCTGCTTCTGGCGATCGCCGAATATTTCCGCCGCCGCGGCGCCGCCCGCACCGGCCAGACCAGCAGCGGA